Proteins encoded together in one Cicer arietinum cultivar CDC Frontier isolate Library 1 chromosome 4, Cicar.CDCFrontier_v2.0, whole genome shotgun sequence window:
- the LOC101515097 gene encoding auxin-responsive protein IAA30-like, translating into MGKTSTSSSSSTNSRRKNVSSNVSSSITHQNTTTPHLSPDLRLGLSISTTQQYFGTSTSRGQWHQQGAEVNDCNDYNSFFVKVYMEGIPIGRKLNLLAHGGYQELVNTLEQMFDTTILWGTDMDGMQSERCHVLTYEDGEGDLIMVGDVPWEMFLSSVKRLKITRVDAFGC; encoded by the exons ATGGGTAAAACCTCtacttcttcttcctcttccacCAACAGTAGAAGGAAAAATGTTTCCTCAAATGTTTCTTCCTCTATCACACACcaaaatactactactccacatcTTTCTCCTGATCTTAGACTTGGTTTGAGCATTTCCACAACTCAACAATATTTTGGCACTTCCACTTCAAG GGGACAGTGGCATCAACAAGGTGCTGAAGTAAATGATTGTAACGATTACAATAGCTTCTTTGTGAAGGTTTACATGGAAGGCATTCCAATTGGGAGAAAACTCAATTTATTAGCTCATGGTGGTTATCAAGAGTTAGTAAATACCCTTGAGCAAATGTTCGACACTACCATTCTAT GGGGGACTGATATGGATGGAATGCAATCAGAGAGATGTCATGTGCTAACATATGAAGATGGAGAAGGAGATTTGATTATGGTTGGAGATGTCCCTTGGGA GATGTTCTTATCATCTGTGAAGAGGTTGAAGATCACAAGGGTAGATGCATTTGGGTGTTAA
- the LOC101514774 gene encoding protoporphyrinogen oxidase 1, chloroplastic — translation MVTLTLFNDLPFPPTQTLLRPSLHSPFHFSSPIPISKFLRNHHNPILRLRCSIAEESTASPTKTASNSGSVARGHSPVDCVVVGGGISGLCIVQALSTKHANVAPNVIVTEARDRVGGNIITVERDGYLWEEGPNSFQPSDPMLTMVVDSGLKDELVLGDPDAPRFVLWNGKLRPVPGKPADLPFFDLMSIGGKLRAGFGALGIRPPPPGYEESVEEFVRRNLGDEVFERLIEPFCSGVYAGDPSKLSMKAAFGKVWRLEQNGGSIIGGSFKALQEKNGATKPPRDPRLPKPKGQTVGSFRKGLTMLPEAISARLGSKVKLSWKLLSVSKLDSGEYSLTYETPEGVVSLQSKTVVMTIPSHVASTLLRPLAPTAADALSKFYYPPVAAVSISYPKEAIRSECLIDGELKGFGQLHPRSQGVQTLGTIYSSSLFPNRAPPGRVLLLNYIGGATNPGILSKTESELVEAVDRDLRNILINPNAPDPLFLGVRLWPQAIPQFLIGHLDLLDAAKVSLKSTGFEGLFLGGNYVTGVALGRCVEGAYEVAAEVNDFLSQRVYK, via the exons ATGGTCACACTTACCCTCTTCAACGACCTCCCATTCCCACCCACTCAAACCCTTCTCCGCCCCTCTCTACATTCTCCATTTCATTTCTCCTCGCCAATTCCAATATCTAAATTCCTTCGCAATCACCATAACCCTATTCTCCGCCTCCGCTGCTCAATTGCAGAGGAATCTACCGCGTCTCCGACCAAAACCGCCTCAAATTCCGGTTCCGTCGCCAGAGGCCATTCACCTGTTGATTGTGTTGTCGTAGGCGGTGGTATCAGTGGCCTCTGCATCGTCCAGGCTCTTTCCACCAAGCACGCCAATGTTGCTCCCAACGTTATCGTCACCGAGGCTCGAGATAGAGTTGGCGGCAATATCATCACCGTTGAGAGGGATGGTTACCTCTGGGAAGAAGGTCCTAACAGTTTTCAGCCATCTGATCCTATGCTCACCATGGTG GTAGACAGTGGTTTGAAGGATGAACTTGTTCTGGGAGATCCTGATGCGCCTAGATTTGTGTTGTGGAATGGGAAATTGAGACCGGTGCCGGGAAAGCCGGCTGATTTGCCTTTCTTTGACTTAATGAGCATAGGTGGCAAGCTCAGAGCTGGCTTTGGAGCACTTGGAATTCGCCCTCCTCCTCCA GGTTATGAGGAATCAGTTGAAGAATTCGTGCGTCGTAATCTTGGTGATGAGGTTTTTGAACGCTTGATAGAGCCCTTTTGTTCAG GTGTCTATGCTGGTGATCcttcaaaattaagtatgaaagCAGCATTCGGGAAAGTGTGGAGACTGGAACAAAATGGTGGTAGCATTATTGGTGGGTCTTTCAAAGCATTACAAGAGAAAAATGGAGCTACTAAACCACCTCGTGACcc GCGTCTGCCAAAACCAAAGGGTCAAACTGTTGGGTCTTTCAGGAAGGGACTTACCATGTTGCCAGAAGCAATTTCTGCTAG GTTAGGTAGCAAGGTGAAATTATCTTGGAAGCTTTTAAGTGTTAGTAAACTGGATAGTGGAGAGTACAGTTTGACATATGAAACCCCAGAAGGAGTCGTTTCTTTGCAGAGCAAGACTGTTGTCATGACCATTCCTTCCCATGTTGCTAGTACATTGCTGCGTCCTCTGGCT CCTACTGCCGCAGATGCACTTTCAAAGTTTTATTACCCTCCGGTTGCTGCAGTTTCCATTTCCTATCCAAAAGAAGCCATTAGATCAGAATGCTTGATAGATGGCGAGTTGAAGGGGTTTGGTCAATTGCATCCACGTTCCCAAGGAGTGCAAACATTAg GAACTATATACAGCTCTTCACTTTTCCCTAACCGAGCACCACCTGGAAGGGTTCTGCTCTTGAATTATATTGGAGGGGCTACCAATCCTGGAATTTTATCAAAG ACGGAGAGTGAACTTGTTGAAGCAGTTGATCGAGATTTGAGAAATATTCTCATAAACCCAAATGCTCCGGATCCGCTTTTTTTGGGGGTGAGACTGtggcctcaagctattccacaGTTCTTAATTGGACATCTTGATCTCCTAGATGCTGCTAAAGTGTCTCTAAAAAGTACTGGGTTTGAGGGGTTGTTCCTTGGGGGCAACTATGTGACTGGTGTTGCCTTGGGACGGTGTGTCGAGGGAGCCTATGAGGTAGCAGCTGAAGTAAATGATTTTCTCTCGCAGAGAGTGTACAAGTAG